One segment of Carya illinoinensis cultivar Pawnee chromosome 1, C.illinoinensisPawnee_v1, whole genome shotgun sequence DNA contains the following:
- the LOC122287171 gene encoding protein NSP-INTERACTING KINASE 2 encodes MPPSFSLLFPLFILFLFSSPTISSLTELPTLMAIKASLDPQNQFLTSWTPNTDPCSGSFEGVACDEQGLVANISLQGKGLSGTIPAALAELKSLTGLYLHFNALTGKIPKEISRLTQLNDLYLNVNNLSGEIPSEIGNMPNLQVLQLCYNKLTGSIPTQLGNMWRLSVLALQYNQLTGAIPASLGDLKMLTRLDLSFNGLFGSIPVRLVNAPILEVLNVQNNSLSGIVPPALKKLNGGFQYKNNPELCGIGFSDLNVCKPTDGLNTNRPEPFEPGSVSTKTLPVSAPLKSDCSKNLCSKPSKSPQVGIVLGVIGLIIAVAVSGLFAFAWYRRQKQKIGSAFDTSDSRLSTDQVKEVCRKSASPLISLEYCNGWDPLSKGRSGFSQEVLESFMFNLEDVERATQCFSEANLLGKSNFSAIYKGTLRDGSVVAIKCIAKTSCKSDEAEFLKGLKILTSLKHENLVRLRGFCCSKGRGECFLIYDFVPNGSLSEYLDVKGGSGKVLEWSARVSIINGVAKGIGYLHRNGGNKPVIVHQNISAEKVLIDGWHNPLLSDSGLHKLLADDVVFSMLKASAAMGYLAPEYTTTGRFTEKSDVYAFGMIIFQILAGKRMITQSTRQGAESCKFEDFVDMNLEGKFSESEAAKLGRIAVLCTHEFTNQRPSMESVMQELSGPIGSS; translated from the exons ATGCCTCCTTCCTTCAGCCTCCTCTTCCCTCTCTTCATCCTCTTCCTCTTTTCCTCTCCGACCATTTCCTCACTCACTGAGCTTCCCACTCTCATGGCCATCAAGGCCTCTCTAGACCCTCAAAATCAGTTCCTGACTTCATGGACCCCAAATACTGACCCTTGCAGTGGCTCTTTCGAAGGCGTGGCTTGCGACGAGCAAGGTCTTGTGGCCAATATCTCTCTGCAAGGGAAGGGCCTCTCTGGTACAATACCTGCAGCCTTGGCCGAGCTCAAGAGCTTGACCGGGCTGTACTTGCACTTCAATGCTCTGACTGGAAAAATACCAAAGGAGATTTCCCGGTTGACCCAGCTCAATGATTTGTATCTCAATGTGAATAATCTCTCCGGGGAGATTCCTTCCGAGATTGGCAACATGCCTAATCTTCAAG TTTTGCAGCTGTGTTACAACAAGTTGACTGGGAGCATACCAACACAGCTAGGAAATATGTGGAGGCTTAGTGTTCTTGCTTTGCAGTATAATCAATTGACCGGTGCAATTCCTGCAAGTTTGGGTGATTTGAAGATGTTAACGAGGTTGGATTTGAGCTTCAATGGGCTTTTTGGTTCAATTCCAGTAAGATTAGTTAATGCTCCCATTCTGGAAGTTCTCAACGTACAAAACAACTCTCTTTCAGGCATCGTCCCTCCAG CTTTGAAGAAACTGAATGGTGGATTCCAGTACAAGAACAATCCAGAACTATGCGGCATTGGGTTTTCTGACTTAAATGTTTGCAAACCTACTGACGGTCTAAACACAAATAGACCAGAACCATTTGAACCTGGCAGTGTTTCTACAAAAACTCTCCCGGTATCAGCGCCCTTAAAGTCTGATTGCAGCAAAAACCTGTGTTCAAAACCCTCAAAATCCCCACAAGTTGGTATAGTTTTGGGGGTGATTGGACTTATTATCGCTGTGGCTGTTAGTGGATTATTCGCATTTGCATGGTACCGTCGACAAAAGCAGAAAATTGGAAGTGCCTTTGATACTTCAGATAGCCGGCTTAGTACTGACCAGGTTAAGGAAGTTTGTAGGAAGAGTGCGTCTCCTCTAATAAGTCTTGAATACTGTAATGGATGGGACCCTCTGTCGAAAGGTCGAAGTGGATTCTCTCAGGAAGTTCTTGAAAGCTTTATGTTCAACTTAGAGGATGTGGAACGTGCAACCCAGTGTTTCTCTGAGGCCAATTTGTTGGGGAAAAGCAATTTCTCCGCTATCTACAAGGGGACACTTAGAGATGGGTCTGTTGTTGCTATAAAGTGCATTGCCAAGACAAGCTGCAAGTCTGATGAAGCTGAATTCTTGAAGGGGCTGAAGATATTGACCTCATTGAAACATGAAAATCTTGTTAGGTTGAGAGGCTTCTGCTGTTCAAAAGGCAGGGGAGAGTGTTTCCTTATCTACGATTTTGTCCCAAATGGCAGTCTATCAGAGTATCTTGATGTTAAGGGTGGCAGTGGGAAGGTTCTTGAATGGTCTGCCAGAGTATCTATCATCAATGGTGTTGCCAAAG GTATTGGGTATTTGCACAGAAACGGAGGAAACAAACCTGTTATAGTTCACCAGAATATATCGGCTGAGAAAGTGCTCATCGATGGATGGCATAATCCTTTGCTCTCAGACTCAGGCCTGCACAAACTCCTTGCAGATGATGTTGTCTTCTCCATGCTCAAAGCCAGTGCAGCCATGGGATACTTGGCTCCAGAATACACAACCACCGGTCGCTTCACTGAAAAGAGCGATGTATATGCATTTGGTATGATCATATTTCAAATCCTTGCTGGAAAGCGTATGATCACCCAGTCAACTCGCCAAGGGGCAGAATCATGCAAATTCGAAGATTTTGTTGACATGAACCTTGAGGGGAAGTTCTCTGAATCAGAAGCAGCAAAACTTGGGAGAATCGCAGTGCTTTGCACCCATGAATTTACTAACCAACGGCCATCCATGGAAAGTGTGATGCAAGAACTAAGTGGTCCTATTGGCAGTTCTTGA